From Gemmatimonadota bacterium, one genomic window encodes:
- a CDS encoding nuclear transport factor 2 family protein: MTEQDVRNWLDEYGRAWEGSDPDQVVTLFAETATYRETPFDEPMRGRHEIRAYWQKYAVETHENIEFASQVWAVRDDTAIAGWQAQYTLQATGARVTLDGTFRLVFSSEQGTLQCTALEEWWHRKET, translated from the coding sequence ATGACGGAACAGGACGTTCGGAACTGGCTCGACGAATACGGCCGTGCCTGGGAGGGTAGCGACCCGGACCAGGTGGTGACGCTGTTTGCCGAGACGGCCACTTATCGGGAAACGCCCTTTGATGAACCAATGAGAGGACGGCACGAAATTCGGGCGTATTGGCAGAAGTACGCGGTGGAAACACACGAGAACATCGAGTTTGCGTCGCAGGTCTGGGCGGTAAGAGACGATACCGCGATTGCCGGCTGGCAAGCCCAATACACGCTGCAGGCAACCGGAGCGCGGGTCACGCTCGACGGGACGTTCAGGCTCGTGTTTTCAAGCGAACAGGGCACTCTTCAGTGCACCGCCCTCGAAGAGTGGTGGCACAGAAAAGAAACGTGA
- a CDS encoding phytanoyl-CoA dioxygenase family protein, giving the protein MAIHNFGMSELARFAEEGYLRLGRVASDEHLRAMRDRIDDIMMGKVRYEGMPMQRDTTTGEYGELPTRTFEESEETLAYRRIDDLQLDPLYLGYMQHPFFREVTEALIGPNVSIFRAMFMNKPAEHGTHLPWHQDVGIGWGLDSNPEVTIWTALDPATVENGCMQVVPGSHKHGVINEMHFPSEEDQARYARDEDCIYMEAEAGEAILLNNLLLHRSARNPTGKPRRAFSIAYMDASTRAVNTGETFPVIFGEGALTGGELIDGALADGALAGR; this is encoded by the coding sequence ATGGCCATACATAATTTCGGCATGAGCGAGCTGGCCCGGTTTGCCGAGGAAGGCTACCTACGTCTCGGCCGGGTGGCTTCCGACGAACACCTGCGGGCCATGCGCGACCGCATCGACGACATCATGATGGGCAAGGTCCGCTACGAGGGCATGCCCATGCAGCGCGACACGACGACGGGCGAGTACGGTGAACTGCCGACGAGGACGTTCGAGGAAAGCGAGGAGACGCTCGCTTACCGGCGCATCGACGATCTGCAGCTGGATCCGCTCTACCTGGGATACATGCAGCATCCGTTTTTCCGGGAGGTCACGGAGGCCCTCATCGGTCCGAACGTCTCCATCTTCCGGGCCATGTTCATGAACAAACCGGCCGAGCACGGCACCCATCTCCCCTGGCACCAGGACGTCGGCATCGGGTGGGGGCTGGATTCGAATCCGGAGGTGACGATCTGGACCGCCCTCGATCCGGCGACGGTGGAAAACGGCTGCATGCAGGTCGTGCCCGGCAGCCACAAGCACGGCGTGATCAACGAGATGCACTTCCCGTCGGAGGAGGACCAGGCCAGATACGCACGCGATGAAGACTGTATCTACATGGAAGCCGAGGCGGGCGAGGCCATTTTGCTGAACAACCTGCTCCTGCACCGGTCGGCCCGCAATCCAACCGGAAAGCCCCGCCGGGCATTCAGCATCGCGTACATGGACGCGTCCACGCGGGCGGTCAATACCGGTGAAACCTTCCCCGTTATCTTCGGAGAAGGTGCGCTGACCGGAGGCGAACTGATCGATGGCGCGCTGGCCGATGGCGCGTTGGCCGGCCGCTGA
- a CDS encoding SDR family oxidoreductase: protein MKLEGRIALITGGGTGIGAATARLFAEEGAAVCVTGRRKAPLDEVVTAIEAKGGRAVAVTGDVAITEDCQRMVDQTTATFGKIDVLVNNAGTATLMDAAEITDELWDQTLATNLSGAFRMIRAVLPGMISRSAGSIVNVSSILAQSGMKKSAAYGASKAGLDQLTRVLAVEFADRGIRVNAVAPGWVDTPMTESVQAHAAMYQRLKKKHPMDRFGVPDEVAQAILFLASDQASFTTGSVLMVDGGWSAA from the coding sequence TTGAAACTAGAAGGGCGCATCGCGCTCATCACGGGCGGCGGAACGGGGATCGGGGCCGCCACGGCGAGACTCTTTGCCGAGGAAGGCGCGGCCGTCTGCGTTACGGGGCGCAGGAAGGCTCCGCTGGATGAAGTCGTTACCGCCATAGAGGCTAAGGGCGGACGAGCGGTGGCCGTTACCGGGGATGTGGCCATCACCGAAGATTGCCAGCGGATGGTCGACCAGACGACAGCCACCTTTGGGAAGATCGACGTGCTGGTCAACAACGCGGGGACGGCGACGCTGATGGACGCCGCCGAGATTACGGACGAGTTGTGGGACCAAACCTTAGCCACCAACCTCTCCGGCGCGTTCCGCATGATCCGGGCCGTCCTGCCCGGCATGATTTCCCGGAGCGCCGGGAGTATCGTCAACGTCAGCTCGATCCTCGCGCAATCGGGAATGAAGAAGTCGGCGGCCTATGGCGCCTCCAAGGCGGGACTTGACCAGTTGACGCGTGTCCTGGCCGTCGAGTTCGCAGATCGCGGGATTCGGGTCAACGCCGTAGCGCCGGGGTGGGTGGATACCCCCATGACGGAATCCGTGCAGGCCCATGCCGCCATGTACCAACGACTGAAGAAAAAGCACCCCATGGACCGTTTCGGTGTGCCTGATGAAGTGGCACAAGCCATCCTGTTCCTGGCTTCCGACCAGGCATCCTTTACGACCGGATCGGTTTTGATGGTCGACGGGGGTTGGAGCGCAGCCTGA
- a CDS encoding gamma-aminobutyrate dehydratase: MGLRTAEEYLEGLRDGRTIYFRGERVPDLMAHPELRVGAKHTALDYHLAEDEAHRDLFTALCPESGERVSRYFIPPANTEDLLKRREMIETSTREGSGVVLLIKEIGTDALFSLRLVARQIDEKHGTGYLDRVKNYHAECRDRDLSMAVAQTDAKGDRSRLPSQQTHPDYYVRIVERRPDGIVVRGAKAHTTGTAFVDEVVVLPTRAISEEDRDYAVAFAVPVNTPGVRLIASPFGFSGESTYHHPVSSKHHLVETLTVFDDVFVPNERVFLAGEWDFAGVLANAFVEFHRFTAVSYKPPLLDLFIGAASLIAVYNGVEKASHIRDKATRLITYTETVRALTRAAAMDCKVVDGIAVPDTLTTNIAKYHFANNYHEAVRDVQDIAGALLVTGPSEADWHNEETKSDLERYLGGRKGVPTMDRMKAINLIRDLTASDFGGYHELLAIHAEGSLEAQKITIFRGYDLLRCMDVAKKAAGIE; this comes from the coding sequence ATGGGTTTGAGAACGGCCGAAGAATACCTGGAAGGATTGCGGGACGGCAGGACGATCTACTTTCGCGGCGAGCGGGTGCCGGACCTCATGGCGCATCCGGAATTGCGCGTGGGCGCTAAGCACACGGCACTGGACTATCACCTCGCCGAGGACGAAGCGCACCGGGACCTGTTCACCGCGTTGTGTCCCGAGTCGGGTGAGCGCGTCAGCCGCTACTTCATCCCGCCGGCTAACACGGAGGACCTGCTGAAGCGCCGGGAGATGATCGAGACGAGTACCCGCGAGGGCAGCGGCGTGGTCCTGCTCATCAAGGAAATCGGCACGGACGCCCTTTTCTCGCTCCGGCTCGTCGCGCGGCAGATCGACGAGAAACATGGCACAGGGTACCTGGATCGCGTGAAGAACTACCACGCCGAATGCCGCGACCGCGACCTGAGCATGGCCGTGGCCCAGACGGATGCCAAGGGGGACCGCAGCCGCCTCCCATCCCAGCAGACCCACCCCGATTACTACGTGCGGATCGTGGAACGCCGTCCCGACGGCATCGTCGTCCGCGGAGCCAAGGCCCATACTACGGGGACCGCCTTCGTGGACGAAGTGGTCGTGCTGCCCACACGGGCCATCTCGGAAGAGGACAGGGACTACGCCGTGGCCTTCGCCGTGCCCGTCAACACACCGGGCGTGCGGCTCATCGCCAGTCCCTTCGGGTTCTCGGGCGAGAGCACCTATCACCACCCGGTCAGCTCGAAGCACCACCTGGTCGAAACCCTGACCGTGTTCGACGACGTGTTCGTACCGAACGAGCGGGTCTTCCTGGCCGGCGAGTGGGATTTCGCCGGGGTGCTGGCCAACGCCTTCGTGGAGTTTCACCGGTTCACGGCCGTGTCCTACAAGCCGCCGCTCCTCGACCTCTTCATCGGCGCAGCCTCCCTGATCGCCGTGTACAACGGGGTGGAGAAGGCGAGCCACATCCGCGACAAGGCCACGCGTCTCATCACCTACACGGAGACGGTCCGCGCCCTGACCCGCGCGGCCGCCATGGACTGCAAGGTGGTGGACGGCATTGCGGTACCGGACACGCTCACGACCAACATCGCCAAGTATCATTTCGCCAACAATTATCACGAGGCGGTGCGGGATGTGCAGGACATCGCCGGGGCCCTGCTGGTCACAGGCCCGTCGGAAGCGGACTGGCACAACGAGGAGACGAAGAGCGACCTGGAGCGCTACCTGGGCGGGCGCAAGGGCGTGCCGACCATGGACCGGATGAAGGCCATCAATCTCATCCGCGACCTCACGGCTTCGGATTTCGGCGGGTACCACGAGCTGCTGGCTATCCATGCCGAGGGCTCGCTCGAGGCGCAGAAGATAACCATATTTCGCGGATACGACCTGCTGCGGTGCATGGATGTGGCGAAGAAGGCCGCGGGGATCGAGTAG
- a CDS encoding bifunctional 5,10-methylenetetrahydrofolate dehydrogenase/5,10-methenyltetrahydrofolate cyclohydrolase, whose translation MSSGNGPVIMSGRTLADEMQARLANETAEMRERGITPGLATILVGDDGPSATYISMKHRACDEIGIRSIHTHMPASTSQEELLQTIGRMNEDPEVDAILVQIPLPEGLDEDEALLSVAPDKDADGLNPINLGRLVIGKPGPLPCTPNGILALLVHYGVPIEGKNVTIVGRGLTIGRPLALLLSLKRPHCNAAVTVLHSAVPDLAAHLREADIIIAAAGSPGLITKDMVKPGAAVVAAGITRKGKKLLSDVDEDVGEVAGWITPRIGGVGPMTVAMLMENTVMAARRRV comes from the coding sequence ATGAGTTCCGGCAATGGCCCGGTCATCATGAGCGGCCGCACGCTGGCCGACGAGATGCAGGCCAGGCTCGCGAATGAAACGGCCGAAATGCGGGAGCGGGGGATCACGCCTGGGCTGGCGACGATCCTGGTTGGCGACGACGGGCCCAGCGCGACCTATATCTCCATGAAACACCGGGCGTGCGACGAGATCGGCATCCGGTCCATCCATACCCACATGCCCGCATCCACTTCACAGGAAGAACTGCTGCAGACCATCGGCCGCATGAACGAAGATCCGGAGGTCGACGCGATCCTGGTTCAGATCCCGCTGCCGGAAGGACTCGATGAGGACGAAGCGCTGCTCTCCGTAGCGCCGGACAAGGACGCAGACGGGCTCAATCCCATCAACCTGGGCCGGCTGGTGATCGGCAAGCCGGGCCCCCTGCCCTGCACGCCCAACGGCATCCTCGCCCTGCTGGTCCATTACGGCGTGCCCATCGAAGGCAAGAACGTGACGATCGTGGGCCGCGGACTGACCATCGGTCGGCCGCTGGCCCTCCTGCTGTCGTTGAAACGGCCCCACTGCAACGCGGCGGTCACCGTACTGCATTCGGCCGTACCCGACCTGGCCGCCCACCTGCGCGAAGCCGACATCATCATCGCCGCCGCGGGATCGCCCGGACTGATCACGAAGGACATGGTGAAACCCGGCGCGGCCGTGGTGGCAGCCGGCATCACCAGGAAGGGCAAGAAGCTCCTCAGCGATGTGGACGAGGACGTGGGCGAGGTCGCCGGATGGATCACGCCCCGCATCGGGGGCGTCGGTCCCATGACCGTGGCCATGCTGATGGAGAATACGGTGATGGCGGCCCGTCGGCGGGTCTAG
- a CDS encoding hydroxyacid dehydrogenase — protein MSKPRIWYLPTPSHTAGVFKDETYRRLLAGFDVVENVTDRALTAGEVEEGIAGFDGLVTGWGVMPISAAALQRADKLKIVVHSAGSVKYLFTSEMVTGQLVPGGIRVVSARGAIALNVAEHAVGALIMMSRRWVHDTLNIRNRGMWRDPDKNWSNQFLRGATVGIVSASMVGREVIRLLRPFNVRMLVFDPYLSDWDAGRMNVERVDLNTLFEASNMVTIHAPSIPETDRMIGAEQLRLLRDDGVLVNTSRGSVLDHDALYEQAKTGRIQVQLDVTTPEPLPPDHRLRSLPNVVITPHSSGTGAYGHLTIGEITLGALEHFFSGREPVPGEVDLGNWGQIA, from the coding sequence ATGAGTAAACCCCGCATCTGGTACCTGCCGACGCCGTCCCACACCGCCGGCGTCTTCAAGGATGAGACCTACCGGCGGTTGCTGGCCGGCTTCGACGTGGTGGAGAACGTAACCGACCGTGCGTTGACCGCCGGAGAGGTGGAAGAAGGGATCGCCGGCTTCGACGGGCTGGTCACCGGATGGGGGGTTATGCCGATCAGCGCAGCCGCGCTGCAGCGTGCGGACAAGCTGAAGATCGTCGTCCACTCCGCCGGATCGGTCAAGTACCTGTTCACTTCGGAGATGGTCACCGGCCAACTGGTGCCCGGGGGGATCCGCGTCGTCAGCGCGCGTGGCGCCATCGCCCTCAACGTGGCGGAACACGCGGTCGGCGCCTTGATCATGATGAGCCGCAGGTGGGTCCACGACACGCTCAATATCCGTAACAGGGGCATGTGGCGGGATCCGGACAAGAACTGGTCGAACCAGTTCCTGCGCGGCGCCACGGTGGGCATCGTCAGCGCCAGCATGGTGGGACGGGAGGTGATCCGGCTGCTCCGGCCCTTCAACGTCCGCATGCTCGTCTTCGATCCCTACCTGAGTGATTGGGACGCCGGCCGTATGAACGTGGAACGGGTGGATCTGAACACGCTGTTCGAGGCGTCGAACATGGTGACCATACACGCGCCGTCCATCCCGGAGACGGACCGCATGATCGGCGCGGAGCAACTGCGGCTATTACGGGACGACGGTGTCCTGGTCAACACCTCGCGGGGATCCGTCCTGGACCACGACGCGCTGTACGAACAAGCGAAGACCGGCAGGATCCAGGTCCAGCTTGACGTGACCACGCCCGAACCCCTGCCGCCCGATCATCGGCTGCGGTCCCTCCCCAACGTGGTCATCACGCCCCACAGCTCGGGCACGGGCGCTTACGGCCACCTCACGATCGGCGAGATCACGCTGGGCGCGCTGGAGCACTTCTTCTCGGGACGGGAACCGGTACCGGGGGAGGTGGACCTGGGAAACTGGGGGCAGATTGCGTAG